A window from Vulcanimicrobium alpinum encodes these proteins:
- a CDS encoding M20/M25/M40 family metallo-hydrolase — protein sequence MPLRRLLAASVAALALTAPARADVPAPPLDPAIVAALAAVSPAELRATDAGLVAFGTRSTFSEQAGSKRGVFAARAYLVQRFRRIAAATNGRMTVALDTYTQPADPKKRIPRQVVISSVVATLRGDDPSGRTYVMSSHYDSRNSNNDDGEHDAPGADDNGSGTAAVVEAARVLANVPLHATVVFACFDAEEQGLFGSAHYAKTLKDAHVDVQGDINNDIIGASVGDDGIKRDNVVRIFSEALPPGTDPARINVVGGENDSPSRELARFAKETGDAYPTGLHGLIVYRADRFLRGGDHESFNAEGFPAIRYVEPVETFAHQHQDVRVEAGVQYGDLLQYEDFDYLARVTRYNIATVASLALAPAPPKATIETKVLTNDTTLTWTAVPRAVRYEIVRRATSDALWTDVQDAGNAATATLKFSKDNWLFGVRSVDAQGHRSVAAYPAPVR from the coding sequence ATGCCTCTGCGTCGTCTTCTCGCCGCGAGCGTCGCGGCGCTCGCGCTCACCGCGCCGGCTCGCGCCGACGTCCCCGCGCCGCCCCTCGACCCCGCAATCGTCGCCGCGCTCGCCGCCGTCTCGCCGGCGGAGCTGCGCGCCACCGACGCCGGCTTGGTTGCATTCGGCACGCGCTCGACGTTCTCGGAACAGGCCGGGAGCAAGCGCGGCGTCTTCGCCGCCCGCGCGTACCTCGTCCAACGCTTCCGCCGCATCGCCGCCGCCACGAACGGCCGCATGACCGTCGCGCTCGATACCTACACCCAGCCGGCCGATCCCAAGAAGCGGATCCCGCGCCAGGTCGTGATCTCGTCGGTCGTCGCGACCCTGCGCGGCGACGATCCGAGCGGGCGAACCTACGTGATGTCCAGCCACTACGACTCACGCAACAGCAATAACGACGACGGCGAGCACGACGCGCCCGGTGCCGACGACAACGGCTCGGGGACCGCGGCGGTGGTCGAGGCGGCCCGCGTTCTGGCGAACGTGCCGCTTCACGCGACGGTCGTCTTCGCCTGCTTCGACGCCGAGGAGCAAGGTCTGTTCGGCAGCGCGCATTATGCCAAGACCCTCAAGGATGCGCACGTCGACGTGCAGGGCGACATCAACAACGACATCATCGGCGCGTCGGTCGGCGACGACGGCATCAAGCGCGACAACGTCGTGCGAATCTTCTCCGAAGCCCTGCCGCCGGGGACCGATCCCGCCCGGATCAACGTCGTCGGCGGTGAGAACGATTCGCCGTCACGCGAGCTCGCGCGGTTCGCGAAGGAGACCGGCGACGCGTACCCGACGGGGCTCCACGGCCTGATCGTCTACCGCGCCGACCGCTTTCTGCGCGGCGGCGATCACGAGTCGTTCAACGCCGAAGGCTTCCCCGCGATTCGCTACGTCGAGCCGGTCGAAACCTTCGCGCACCAGCACCAGGACGTGCGCGTCGAAGCCGGCGTTCAGTACGGCGACCTACTGCAGTACGAGGACTTCGACTACCTCGCGCGCGTGACGCGCTACAACATCGCGACGGTCGCGTCGCTCGCGCTCGCTCCGGCCCCGCCGAAGGCGACGATCGAAACGAAGGTGCTCACCAACGACACGACCTTAACCTGGACCGCCGTCCCGCGGGCGGTGCGCTACGAGATCGTGCGCCGTGCGACGAGCGACGCGCTATGGACCGACGTCCAGGATGCCGGAAACGCCGCCACCGCGACCCTGAAGTTCTCGAAGGACAACTGGCTCTTCGGCGTGCGCAGCGTCGACGCGCAGGGCCATCGCTCCGTCGCCGCCTATCCGGCTCCCGTGCGCTGA
- a CDS encoding 4a-hydroxytetrahydrobiopterin dehydratase, whose amino-acid sequence MIETPPGWTNDGEALVKVFDLKNFDGAISFVNAVAQAANRLDHHPDIALSWNEVTIRTWSHDVGAITDRDVALARAIDAL is encoded by the coding sequence ATGATCGAGACACCGCCGGGCTGGACGAACGACGGCGAAGCGCTCGTCAAAGTCTTCGACCTCAAGAACTTCGACGGCGCGATTTCGTTCGTCAACGCCGTCGCCCAGGCCGCGAACCGGCTCGACCATCATCCTGACATCGCACTGTCGTGGAACGAAGTGACGATCCGCACCTGGTCGCACGACGTCGGAGCGATTACCGACCGCGACGTCGCGCTCGCGCGCGCGATCGACGCGCTCTAA
- a CDS encoding glutamate-1-semialdehyde 2,1-aminomutase, which produces MRAAEPGSGGRAILDARVALDAVLAGGASSPVRAGRRVGGDPFVCVRAEGPYAYDEQGRRYADYVMAYGPLLFGHTPPFLGGLDALAARGVVYGSTSPDELALAERIRGHLPSMERLRFTTTGSEAVQSAIRVARAWTGRDAVLKFSGNYHGHFDLALQDAGASAETPHAGGSGIPRAVVGDLAVARYNDLDDVDRLLAMLDGRVAAILVEPVCGNMGLVETVPGFLEGLRARADRCGAVLIFDEIITWLRLGLGGAQARVGVTPDLTTVGKVLGGGFPVAAFGGRAEIMAMLAPDGPAFTGGTHAGMPFGIALGLRVLDYLETHADVLAQTERRARALAASIRASLRALALDYAVLQLASIVDFKFRSGPPTRSYDDQQRDDQRAYAAFYHAMRERGVLLPPSHNEVMFLSTAHGDDDVAFTAGAIEASLRDLRAKGIV; this is translated from the coding sequence CTGCGTGCTGCGGAACCAGGTTCCGGAGGGAGAGCCATCCTCGACGCTCGCGTAGCGCTCGACGCCGTTCTCGCCGGCGGTGCGAGTTCACCGGTCCGGGCGGGCCGCCGTGTCGGCGGCGACCCGTTCGTTTGCGTGCGCGCGGAAGGGCCGTATGCCTACGACGAGCAGGGTCGCCGCTACGCCGACTACGTGATGGCTTACGGTCCGCTGCTGTTCGGGCACACCCCGCCGTTTCTGGGCGGCCTCGACGCGCTCGCGGCGCGCGGCGTCGTGTACGGCTCGACGTCGCCCGACGAACTCGCGCTCGCCGAGCGCATCCGCGGTCACCTGCCGTCGATGGAGCGCCTGCGCTTCACGACGACCGGCAGCGAGGCGGTGCAGAGCGCGATCCGCGTCGCGCGCGCGTGGACCGGCCGCGACGCGGTGCTGAAATTTTCCGGCAATTATCACGGCCACTTCGATCTCGCGCTGCAGGACGCCGGCGCGTCGGCGGAAACCCCGCACGCCGGCGGCTCGGGGATCCCGCGCGCGGTCGTCGGCGACCTCGCCGTCGCACGCTACAACGATCTCGACGACGTCGACCGTTTGCTGGCGATGCTCGACGGTCGCGTCGCCGCGATCCTCGTCGAGCCGGTGTGCGGGAATATGGGCCTGGTCGAGACCGTGCCGGGCTTCCTCGAAGGCTTGCGTGCGCGCGCCGACCGCTGCGGTGCGGTGCTCATCTTCGACGAGATCATCACGTGGCTGCGGCTGGGTCTGGGCGGCGCGCAAGCTCGCGTCGGCGTCACGCCGGATCTGACGACGGTCGGCAAGGTTCTCGGCGGCGGTTTTCCGGTCGCGGCGTTCGGCGGGCGCGCGGAGATCATGGCGATGCTCGCGCCCGACGGTCCTGCGTTCACCGGCGGGACGCACGCGGGGATGCCCTTCGGGATCGCGCTCGGGCTGCGGGTTCTCGACTATCTCGAAACGCATGCGGACGTGCTGGCCCAGACGGAGCGGCGCGCGCGCGCGCTCGCCGCATCGATCCGCGCGTCCCTCCGCGCGCTTGCGCTCGACTATGCCGTCCTGCAGCTCGCCTCGATCGTCGATTTCAAGTTCCGGTCCGGACCGCCGACACGGTCGTACGACGACCAGCAGCGCGACGATCAGCGTGCCTATGCGGCATTCTATCACGCGATGCGCGAGCGGGGCGTGCTGCTGCCGCCCTCGCACAACGAGGTCATGTTTCTCTCGACCGCGCACGGCGACGACGACGTCGCCTTCACCGCCGGCGCGATCGAAGCGTCGCTGCGCGATCTACGCGCGAAGGGAATCGTATGA
- a CDS encoding PAS domain-containing protein — translation MNFHPSDLDLASRLSGEELDRLPFGVIVVDRTGAILEYNAYERNLAHMGGKSVVGLNFFHDLAPCTAIKDFEGRFTTFLDSQDTSVEPFEFVFAFPHGPQRVTVVFVRLANDSDRATICVLRNQVPEGEPSSTLA, via the coding sequence GTGAATTTCCACCCGTCCGATCTCGATCTCGCGTCGCGCCTGAGCGGCGAGGAGCTGGACCGGTTGCCGTTCGGCGTGATCGTCGTCGATCGCACCGGCGCGATCCTCGAATACAACGCATACGAGCGCAATCTGGCACACATGGGCGGCAAATCGGTCGTCGGCCTCAACTTCTTCCACGACCTGGCGCCGTGCACGGCGATCAAAGATTTCGAAGGCCGTTTCACGACGTTTCTCGATTCGCAGGACACCTCGGTCGAGCCGTTCGAATTCGTCTTCGCGTTTCCGCACGGCCCGCAGCGGGTCACCGTCGTGTTCGTGCGGCTGGCGAACGATTCGGATCGCGCGACGATCTGCGTGCTGCGGAACCAGGTTCCGGAGGGAGAGCCATCCTCGACGCTCGCGTAG
- a CDS encoding DNA-processing protein DprA, translated as MLAAWRLRVPARPLRALGRGDSAPLRAWLGAESALRLAEARRDARVDLAALEALGARLVTPGDPDWPRGFDDLADPPAFLAVRGRLAAGGIAVVGARDASERACAFANALARAIGRPVVSGLAHGVDAAAHRGALAAGVATIAYVGTGIARTFPPEHEALADAIVAGGGAVAAERAPHDPATRWSLVRRDRLQAAHADAVVLVESDADGGAMHTLRFAERSGRPRFALESDAGGNRAALAAGADRLPWDAQRAASHILSVIPGLEVS; from the coding sequence TTGCTGGCGGCGTGGCGGCTGCGCGTGCCGGCGCGTCCGCTGCGCGCGCTCGGCCGCGGCGACTCCGCGCCGCTGCGGGCGTGGCTCGGGGCTGAATCGGCGTTGCGGCTCGCCGAAGCGCGACGCGACGCGCGCGTCGATCTCGCGGCGCTCGAAGCGCTCGGTGCGCGGCTGGTGACGCCGGGCGATCCGGACTGGCCGCGCGGCTTTGACGATCTCGCCGATCCGCCCGCGTTTCTCGCGGTGCGCGGCAGGCTCGCCGCAGGCGGGATCGCGGTCGTCGGGGCGCGCGACGCGAGCGAACGCGCCTGCGCCTTCGCGAATGCGCTCGCCCGCGCGATCGGGCGGCCGGTGGTGAGCGGCCTCGCGCACGGCGTCGACGCGGCGGCGCATCGCGGCGCGCTCGCCGCCGGCGTCGCGACGATCGCGTATGTCGGGACCGGGATCGCGCGCACCTTTCCGCCCGAACACGAAGCGCTCGCCGACGCGATCGTCGCCGGCGGCGGCGCGGTCGCGGCGGAGCGCGCGCCGCACGATCCCGCGACGCGCTGGTCGCTGGTGCGGCGCGACCGCCTGCAGGCCGCGCACGCCGACGCCGTCGTGCTCGTCGAATCCGACGCCGATGGCGGCGCGATGCATACCCTCCGGTTCGCCGAGCGGTCCGGGCGTCCGCGGTTCGCCCTCGAGAGCGACGCCGGCGGCAACCGCGCCGCGCTCGCCGCCGGCGCAGATCGACTTCCGTGGGATGCGCAACGTGCCGCATCGCATATACTCTCCGTCATCCCAGGCCTGGAGGTCTCGTGA
- a CDS encoding nitrogenase component 1 encodes MAVGVRPSVKPSELPSDVVNTPIRKQVTDLDHGGGDTGAMQAFASLRDVNVVLDGPVGCHVMPAVAVINYTDSIPYLQNVTCSELSENEVTITGTLPALKEKVARASVEGRQVIIVSTPVSELIGGAWTTIDEDVKGSALFFDAHALDDDEWKARDRALLFLWEHRAHFVRPADAPAVPKTKPRVHLIGPTYGCFNSYSDLAEIERLIRGIGADVGLVYPFKAASWETADLADGDALVVLYKEFGISLAREVGLPVFHAPFGLEETTTFLRGLGETLGLREQAAAFIAAEKKSTLAAWKDIWNSTHSDFFANAPIAIVAPPTYKDGLERYLGGELGLPIAFSAYRTGPESAPSDAVRAALADASPSPMLVLGSINERMIVAQERMPSRFMQVSFPGAVVRRATGTPFVGYAGAVWLLQVVCETLFDVLFANLPTSKAPPVRADVTTRQILSAAPQAQTDTGKGQNAVVTWTDEAKAQAERVTKRVPFFVRVSVNKKLRAESEKLARERRTDVDLAIVDEITARFSP; translated from the coding sequence ATGGCGGTCGGCGTCCGGCCTTCGGTCAAGCCCAGCGAGCTGCCGTCGGACGTGGTGAACACGCCGATCCGCAAGCAGGTGACCGATCTCGATCACGGCGGCGGCGACACCGGCGCGATGCAGGCGTTCGCGTCGCTGCGCGACGTGAACGTCGTGCTCGACGGACCGGTCGGATGCCACGTGATGCCGGCGGTCGCCGTCATCAACTACACCGACAGCATCCCGTACCTGCAGAATGTCACCTGTTCGGAACTCTCAGAGAACGAGGTGACGATCACCGGGACGCTCCCTGCGCTCAAGGAGAAGGTCGCGCGCGCGAGCGTCGAGGGGCGTCAGGTGATCATCGTCTCGACGCCGGTCTCCGAACTCATCGGCGGCGCGTGGACGACGATCGACGAGGACGTGAAAGGGTCGGCGCTCTTCTTCGATGCGCACGCGCTCGACGACGACGAGTGGAAGGCGCGCGACCGCGCCCTGCTCTTCCTGTGGGAGCACCGCGCTCACTTCGTGCGGCCCGCCGATGCGCCGGCCGTTCCGAAGACCAAACCCCGCGTGCACCTCATCGGGCCGACGTACGGATGCTTCAACTCGTACTCCGATCTCGCGGAGATCGAACGGCTGATCCGGGGGATCGGTGCCGACGTCGGTCTCGTTTATCCGTTCAAGGCCGCGTCGTGGGAGACCGCCGATCTCGCCGACGGCGACGCGCTCGTGGTTCTCTACAAAGAGTTCGGCATCTCGCTCGCGCGCGAGGTCGGCTTGCCGGTCTTTCACGCGCCGTTCGGGCTCGAGGAGACGACGACGTTCCTGCGCGGGCTCGGCGAGACGCTCGGTTTGCGCGAACAGGCCGCCGCGTTCATCGCCGCCGAGAAAAAATCGACGCTCGCGGCATGGAAAGACATCTGGAACTCGACGCACTCCGACTTCTTCGCAAACGCACCGATCGCGATCGTCGCGCCGCCGACGTACAAAGACGGCCTCGAACGCTATCTCGGCGGCGAACTCGGGCTGCCGATCGCGTTCAGCGCGTACCGCACCGGTCCGGAGAGCGCGCCCAGCGACGCGGTGCGCGCCGCGCTCGCCGACGCGAGCCCGTCGCCGATGCTGGTGCTGGGGTCGATCAACGAGCGGATGATCGTCGCGCAGGAGCGCATGCCGTCGCGCTTCATGCAGGTGTCGTTTCCCGGCGCCGTCGTGCGCCGCGCGACCGGGACGCCGTTCGTCGGCTACGCGGGCGCGGTGTGGCTGCTGCAGGTCGTCTGCGAGACGCTCTTCGACGTGCTCTTCGCGAACCTGCCGACCTCGAAGGCGCCGCCGGTGCGGGCCGACGTGACGACGCGCCAGATCCTCAGCGCCGCGCCGCAGGCGCAGACTGACACCGGCAAAGGACAGAACGCCGTCGTCACGTGGACGGACGAGGCGAAAGCGCAGGCGGAGCGCGTGACGAAGCGCGTCCCGTTCTTCGTGCGCGTCTCCGTCAACAAGAAGCTGCGTGCCGAATCCGAGAAGCTCGCGCGCGAACGGAGGACCGACGTGGACCTCGCGATCGTCGACGAGATCACGGCGCGTTTCTCGCCCTGA
- a CDS encoding nitrogenase component 1, whose amino-acid sequence MSKQPSSMCPAFGAVRNLLRMEDAVPIVISSGDGCLYGHTFVAHFYVANRPIRSPGVSSEIWAKGSMFDELRAMVHDIAEKHSPAIIPICSLCVSDTVGLPFDLLPKQVGATEVIYVPLPAYSVHTHARAKDIVVDSLVWRLPPQRKQRSGVNLIGEIFPSDPIVLDGVLRRIGSHVNTTVPGPRWADYVAMVDGALNAPLHPFYSESVKRMKMKQGLPFVEGAPVGIAGTEKWIVDVGAALALDETRVRMVAREEKARVEAAISEYPLDGLTVMVAGYEGHEFLLVRLLLEAGAKVPFLSTAVNANPLAREEEAWLAAHGCTVLYGANFDDEIGALTNHPYDLVIGTTPLCAHAKELGIPSIYYTNAIATRSLMLAEGATAVLQLVTQTHRAKERYDKVARFFADDEDAPARTYTSWAAPAIDLTTHLQANGAL is encoded by the coding sequence ATGAGTAAGCAGCCTTCGTCGATGTGCCCCGCGTTCGGGGCGGTGCGGAATCTGCTGCGAATGGAGGACGCGGTTCCGATCGTCATCTCCAGCGGTGACGGGTGTCTGTACGGGCACACGTTCGTGGCGCATTTTTACGTCGCAAACCGGCCGATCCGTTCGCCCGGCGTCTCGAGCGAGATTTGGGCGAAGGGCTCGATGTTCGACGAGCTGCGCGCGATGGTGCACGACATCGCGGAGAAGCACTCGCCGGCGATCATTCCGATCTGCTCGCTGTGCGTGAGCGATACCGTCGGGCTGCCGTTCGACTTGCTGCCCAAGCAGGTCGGCGCGACCGAGGTCATCTACGTCCCGCTGCCGGCCTATTCGGTGCACACGCACGCGCGCGCGAAAGACATCGTCGTCGACTCGCTGGTCTGGCGGCTCCCGCCGCAGCGCAAGCAGCGCTCGGGCGTCAACCTGATCGGCGAGATTTTCCCGAGCGACCCGATCGTGCTCGACGGCGTGCTGCGCCGGATCGGTTCGCACGTGAACACGACGGTCCCGGGTCCGCGCTGGGCCGATTACGTCGCGATGGTCGACGGCGCGCTGAACGCACCGCTGCACCCGTTCTACTCCGAATCGGTGAAGCGCATGAAGATGAAGCAGGGCCTGCCGTTCGTCGAAGGCGCGCCGGTAGGGATCGCGGGGACCGAGAAATGGATCGTCGACGTCGGTGCGGCGCTCGCGCTCGACGAGACGCGCGTGCGGATGGTCGCTCGCGAGGAGAAGGCGCGCGTCGAGGCCGCGATCTCGGAGTACCCGCTCGACGGGCTCACCGTGATGGTCGCGGGGTACGAAGGGCACGAGTTCCTGCTGGTGCGGCTGCTGCTCGAAGCGGGAGCGAAGGTGCCGTTTCTCTCGACGGCCGTGAACGCGAATCCGCTCGCGCGCGAAGAAGAAGCGTGGCTCGCAGCGCACGGCTGCACCGTGCTGTACGGCGCGAATTTCGACGACGAGATCGGCGCGCTGACGAATCACCCCTACGACCTGGTGATCGGAACGACGCCCCTGTGCGCGCACGCCAAAGAGCTGGGGATCCCGTCGATCTACTACACCAACGCGATCGCCACGCGATCGCTGATGCTCGCCGAAGGTGCGACCGCAGTGCTGCAGCTCGTGACGCAGACGCATCGGGCGAAGGAGCGCTACGACAAGGTCGCGCGGTTCTTCGCCGACGATGAGGACGCCCCGGCGCGGACGTACACGTCCTGGGCGGCACCGGCGATCGATCTGACCACGCACCTGCAGGCAAACGGAGCGCTGTAG
- a CDS encoding alcohol dehydrogenase catalytic domain-containing protein: MSSARAVVFSEAGRLALRDVELRPMADDEVAVETRYSSISAGTERLLFDGKLPGMPGMQYPLVPGYEAVGVVTAAGRDVTNVAVGDDVFVGGARCYADVVAAFGGQSSQLIKSAAQVVPLHGIPLAHAPLLALAATSLHGVLRAGDVAGKRCAVIGMGAIGQFVARFLVAAGATVFESDLAEARLGRIPGVERISLDVPAAAPHGHGHGHGHGAHGGGPAPIDIAFECTGKSELLARIAGVLRPRGTIVVMSYYDRLETSFPELFVREPSLVVAREWEHGDLLAARDAIADGRVRVDDLASETYPVERYESAYRVAFHDSSTLKVILRWA; this comes from the coding sequence ATGAGTTCGGCGCGCGCGGTCGTGTTCTCCGAAGCGGGGCGGCTCGCGCTGCGCGACGTCGAGCTGCGTCCGATGGCCGACGACGAGGTCGCCGTCGAGACGCGCTACTCGTCGATCTCCGCGGGCACCGAACGTCTGCTCTTCGACGGCAAGCTTCCGGGGATGCCGGGGATGCAATACCCCCTCGTCCCCGGCTACGAAGCGGTCGGCGTCGTCACCGCGGCCGGCCGCGACGTGACGAACGTCGCGGTCGGCGACGACGTATTCGTCGGCGGCGCGCGCTGCTACGCCGACGTCGTCGCCGCGTTCGGCGGCCAGTCGTCTCAGCTCATCAAGAGCGCGGCGCAAGTCGTTCCGCTGCACGGTATCCCCCTCGCGCACGCACCGCTGCTCGCACTCGCCGCTACCTCGCTGCACGGCGTGCTGCGCGCGGGCGACGTCGCCGGGAAGCGCTGCGCCGTGATCGGGATGGGTGCGATCGGCCAGTTCGTCGCGCGCTTTCTCGTCGCGGCCGGCGCGACGGTGTTCGAATCCGATCTCGCCGAAGCGCGCCTGGGCCGCATCCCCGGCGTCGAACGGATCTCGCTCGACGTTCCGGCCGCCGCACCGCACGGTCACGGTCACGGTCACGGGCACGGCGCGCACGGCGGCGGCCCGGCGCCGATCGACATCGCGTTCGAATGCACCGGCAAGAGCGAACTGCTCGCGCGGATCGCGGGCGTGCTGCGGCCGCGCGGCACGATCGTCGTAATGTCGTACTACGATCGCCTCGAGACGTCGTTCCCGGAACTCTTCGTGCGCGAGCCGTCGCTGGTCGTCGCGCGCGAGTGGGAGCACGGCGATCTGCTTGCAGCGCGAGACGCGATCGCGGACGGCCGCGTCCGCGTCGACGATCTCGCGTCGGAGACGTACCCGGTGGAACGGTACGAGAGCGCGTATCGCGTGGCGTTCCACGACTCCTCGACCCTGAAGGTGATACTGCGATGGGCGTAA